In the genome of Phacochoerus africanus isolate WHEZ1 chromosome 10, ROS_Pafr_v1, whole genome shotgun sequence, one region contains:
- the TIFA gene encoding TRAF-interacting protein with FHA domain-containing protein A, translating into MSSFEDADTEETLTCLQMTVYHPGHQQNGIFQSRRFFSREKLPSSEVVKFGRNSICQYTFQDKHASRVQFSLHLFKKFDSSVLSFEIKNMSKKTSLIVDNQELGYLNKMDLPPKCMVRFGDYQFLIEKEDGESLEFFEIQFILSTRSLLQENNWLPQKPIPECGNYLSCSTQGNSPIEMGENEW; encoded by the coding sequence ATGTCCAGTTTTGAAGATGCTGACACAGAAGAGACATTAACTTGTCTCCAGATGACTGTTTACCATCCAGGCCACCAGCAAAATGGAATATTCCAATCAAGAAGGTTTTTTAGCCGAGAGAAACTCCCTTCCAGCGAAGTGGTAAAATTTGGCCGAAATTCCATCTGTCAGTATACCTTTCAGGACAAACATGCTTCTCGAGTTCAGTTTTCTCTGCACCTATTTAAAAAGTTTGATAGCTCAGTTCTCTcttttgagattaaaaatatgAGTAAGAAGACCAGTCTGATTGTGGACAACCAGGAACTGGGCTACCTAAATAAAATGGACCTGCCCCCTAAGTGCATGGTTAGGTTTGGTGACTATCAGTTCCTGATAGAGAAGGAAGATGGAGAGTCATTAGAATTCTTTGAGATTCAGTTTATTTTATCTACAAGATCGCTCTTGCAAGAAAACAACTGGCTACCACAGAAGCCCATACCTGAGTGTGGCAACTATTTATCCTGTTCCACCCAAGGCAATTCTCCTATAGAAATGGGTGAAAATGAATGGTGA